The following proteins are co-located in the Pan troglodytes isolate AG18354 chromosome 5, NHGRI_mPanTro3-v2.0_pri, whole genome shotgun sequence genome:
- the LOC100613410 gene encoding large ribosomal subunit protein eL34-like — ACVGALRVVQHLTYHHRLSYNIACNKTRLSQTPGNIIVYLYTKKVGKAPNSACGVCPGRLQGVCTVRPKVLMRLWKTKKHVSRAYGGSMCVKCVHDKIKRAFLIEEQKIVVKVLKSQKAK, encoded by the coding sequence GCTTGTGTAGGGGCACTCAGAGTGGTCCAGCATTTGACATACCATCATAGGCTTTCCTACAATATAGCCTGTAACAAAACCAGGCTGTCCCAAACCCCTGGTAATATAATTGTTTACCTTTATACCAAGAAGGTTGGGAAAGCACCAAATTCTGCATGTGGTGTGTGCCCAGGCAGACTTCAAGGGGTTTGTACTGTGAGACCTAAAGTTCTTATGAGAttgtggaaaacaaaaaaacatgtcaGCAGGGCCTATGGTGGTTCCATGTGTGTTAAATGTGTTCATGACAAGATCAAGCGTGCTTTCCTTATTGAAGAGCAGAAAATTGTTGTAAAAGTATTGAAGAGTCAGaaagctaaataa